The sequence AACCGCAGGCTTGTACCAAGATTCCAGTTATTCCCGAGTTTCGGCTCTCTGCGTCACATATTAGCGTATGATACTGAAATTAAAGAACTAAAATTTTATTCGCATTGATATACGTCCATGTTTTCCGCTAAGGAGTCCGGCGATTCGTACTTGTGAATAGCAATATTGAAGGAATGGTCTCATGACTGAAGAAACTCAAACTTAGCGCCCGCTTCTCAAATATCTTTTCACCGGGCTTGGATTACGTGCATGGTTGGGGACCGCATTGAGCTTTGCGGTGCTCGACGTGATTTGGTTGGGAACCATCGGGCGACCTATCTATGCCGAACTATTGGGTGACCTTTTAAGCCCGAATGCCTACATGCCAGCAGCGGTCATTTTTTACCTCTTCTTCGTCACTACGGTTTTCGGGTATGGCGTGTTGGGGGCGCGAAGTGCGAAGGACGCGATGTCTCGTGGAGCCTCGCTGGGGTTTGTAACCTATACGACTTACGAGTTAACCAACTGGGCGGTCATCGCAGGCTGGCCTGGTTTGTTGGTACCCATTGATATTCTTTGGGGCATTATTCTGACGGCTGGTGCTTCGCTGGTGGGCTACAAATTGCACCCCTTTGAAACGACAAACCGTTAAACGATTCCCGGAGGCTATTCCATGGATACATCAATCATGTTGAACACAGCAGGGGTCCTATTGGCAGTGATGAGTGCCATGTGGATCGTGAGTGTTGTGCTTAAGGACGCAAGTATCGTTGACCCCGTTTGGTCGCTCTTGTTTGTGATCATCGCGGCATCTTCAATTTATCAAACGGAAGTCACACCCGGGAAGATGCTGGTTTTAGGCTGTGTTGGACTTTGGGGTGTGCGCCTCAGTGTTCACCTCTTGGTTCGCTTTATTGGTGAGGAAGAGGAAGATCCACGCTACCAAGCATTCCGGAGGCATTTCGGTGTCGACCGCTATTGGTGGGTTAGCTACTTTCAGGTCTTCATTCTACAGGGTTGCTTGGCATTTCTGGTCTCCGCACCTCTGCAGGTAGCAGGAACTGCTGGAGCGAGCGATCCATTGATGGTCAATGATTGGATTGGTTTGGTGTTTTTCGCCGTCGGACTGTATTTCGAGGTTGTTGGAGATTGGCAACTGACGAAGTTCAAGCAGAACCCAGCCATGAAGGGTAAGGTTCTAAACACAGGCCTTTGGCGTTATACGAGACATCCTAATTACTTCGGGGATACTTGTTTGTGGTGGGGTTTGTGGCTGATGTGCCTCGACGAGCCATTGGGCTTGGCGGCCATCGTTGGACCGTTGGTCATGAGCTTCTTGCTGATGCGAGTTTCTGGGGTTCCGATGCTAGAGAACCGAATGAAGAAAACGCGTGAAGGCTATGAGGATTACGTAAGGCAGACCTCCTCGTTTTTCCCGCGTCCTCCGCGAGCCCTCTAAGGTCACGATATTTTTTCATGGGCATTGAACAAGGCAGCTAAGACCCTTAATGTAGGCCCCGTTGCGCAATTCAGAGTTTACGATTGCATGGAGTATCACGGTGTATAAATTTCATCTGTTGGCATGGTTGGTTTTAGGGATTTGCTTGGCTCCCGTTTCTGTGTTGGCTCAAGAACCGGATGAAGAGACACAGGCAGCAGAGACGACCGAGGCACCTCGATTAGAGAAACCACCGGTTCTCCTCGAGCAGTTACCCGTGTCGCTTCCAAAAGACACCATTTTCCCGGCGCAGCAAGTCCCGGTCGTTTTAGATTTGCTGGTCGACGAAAAAGGGGTGGTCACCGAGGCAACTGTGGTGGAAGGCGCAGGGGAGCCGTTTGATGCTGCAGCTGTTGCCTCAGCGCTCAATTTTCAATTTAAACCTGCACTCTTAAATACCGGTGCAGCCACTCCCGTAAGGATTCGATTTCGGCTTGTGATTGACAAGCCCCTGCCACCGCCGCCGCCGCCGGTAAAATTTGTTGGTCGCATACTAGAGCGAGGCACTCGAAAACCTCTTAAGCAGGTACCCATTGCGATTAAGGTTGATGACAAAGTCGTTCTTGAGTTGTCCACCGACGACAAAGGCTTTTTCAGAGCGGATGTCCCGAATGCGGTTTTTGTCATCGTGGGTATTTCACCTCAGCATGAGCGTCTTGAAGTTCTCATCGAAGCAGTGGCCGGCGAAGAACGCGAGGAACTCTATTACCTGCAAGAATTAGGTGGACGTTTTGAGGAAGTCATTCGAGGTCGCCGGCTTAAACGTGAAGTCACGCGCCGGGTGATTCCCAGAGAAGAAGTGATGATGGT comes from Deltaproteobacteria bacterium and encodes:
- a CDS encoding DUF1295 domain-containing protein; translation: MDTSIMLNTAGVLLAVMSAMWIVSVVLKDASIVDPVWSLLFVIIAASSIYQTEVTPGKMLVLGCVGLWGVRLSVHLLVRFIGEEEEDPRYQAFRRHFGVDRYWWVSYFQVFILQGCLAFLVSAPLQVAGTAGASDPLMVNDWIGLVFFAVGLYFEVVGDWQLTKFKQNPAMKGKVLNTGLWRYTRHPNYFGDTCLWWGLWLMCLDEPLGLAAIVGPLVMSFLLMRVSGVPMLENRMKKTREGYEDYVRQTSSFFPRPPRAL